CACGCCTTCCTGCCGCCACACCCTGGTGCGGTGGCTGCTGCCAGCCAGTTGGGTGCCGACCTCGGCCGCGTGCTGATGTTCGGTCTGCCGATCACCGCGTTCCTTTGCTATGTCGGCTATCGCGTAGCGGGGCGCATGACCCGTCGGGTGTACCCGATGACTGACGATATTCGTTCCGAGGTCTACGGCCCGCATGTCACCAACGAGGACCTGGCGGCCTGGTCCAATGGCAACGGCAAGAGCGCTGAACGAGCCGCTGTGGCCGCGTCTCATATGGGCCTGGAAGAAGCCACCAGCAGCATCGTCTCGAAGTTGCCGCCGGCGCCACCACCGGGTTTTGGTCTGATCGTCAGCCTGATTGTGTTGCCGATCATTCTGATCCTGCTGGGAACGCTGTCCACCTCGTTGCTGCCGGCCGACTCGGTCCTGCGCGGCATCATGACCGTGCTCGGCGCGCCGCTGGTGGCGCTGCTGATCGATACCTTGCTGTGTGCCTGGTTGCTGGGTTCGCGTCGGGGCTGGAGTCGTACCCAGGTGTCTGACGTGATCGGCTCGGCCTTGCCTGGCGTGGCCATGGTGATTTTGATTGCCGGCGCCGGCGGGGTGTTCGGCAAGGTGTTGGTGGATACCGGAATCGGCGCCGTCGTCTCCGATATGCTGCGCACCACCGGTCTGCCGGTACTCGCCCTGGGCTTTCTGCTGACCATGCTGTTGCGTGCGGTTCAGGGTTCGACCACGG
This genomic stretch from Pseudomonas wuhanensis harbors:
- a CDS encoding SLC13 family permease, encoding MSPLILMVTAGLGIALLLFLVLKYKFQPFVALMLVSILVALVAGVKPADLVATIEGGMGKTLGHIAIIIALGAMIGRIIELSGGAEALAKTLINRFGNRRTPLALTIAGFMVGVPVFFEVGVIILMPLAYGVARSARKPLLVFALPMCAALLTVHAFLPPHPGAVAAASQLGADLGRVLMFGLPITAFLCYVGYRVAGRMTRRVYPMTDDIRSEVYGPHVTNEDLAAWSNGNGKSAERAAVAASHMGLEEATSSIVSKLPPAPPPGFGLIVSLIVLPIILILLGTLSTSLLPADSVLRGIMTVLGAPLVALLIDTLLCAWLLGSRRGWSRTQVSDVIGSALPGVAMVILIAGAGGVFGKVLVDTGIGAVVSDMLRTTGLPVLALGFLLTMLLRAVQGSTTVALVTTAGIISPLIATLDLTANHMALLCLAMGGGGLAMSHINDAGYWIFTKLSGLNVADGLRTWTVLTTLLGTLGFGITLLIWPFV